The Dasypus novemcinctus isolate mDasNov1 chromosome 20, mDasNov1.1.hap2, whole genome shotgun sequence genome includes a region encoding these proteins:
- the LOC101447986 gene encoding LOW QUALITY PROTEIN: cardiolipin synthase (CMP-forming)-like (The sequence of the model RefSeq protein was modified relative to this genomic sequence to represent the inferred CDS: inserted 1 base in 1 codon) → MCQEVDSGWGLRPFALGPRPPGAGPRGHCSGAGKAAPGPAAGGGAAAEAPGGRWGPASAASLVRAPTGSAYENPWTIPNMLSMTRIGLXPVLGYLIIEEDFNIALGVFALAGLTDLLDGFIARNWANQKSALGSALDPLADKILISILYVSLTYADLIPVSLTYMIISRDVMLIAAVFYVRYRTLPTPRTLAKYFNPCYATARLKPTFISKVNTAVQLILVAASLAAPVFNYADSIYLQILWCCTAFTTAASAYSYYHYGRKTVQVIKGR, encoded by the exons ATGTGTCAAGAAGTGGACAGCGGCTGGGGGCTGCGCCCGTTCGCGCTCGGCCCGCGGCCGCCCGGGGCCGGCCCGCGAGGCCACTGCTCGGGCGCGGGGAAGGCGGCCCCGGGGCCCGCGGCCGGAGGGGGCGCCGCCGCCGAGGCCCCGGGCGGCCGGTGGGGCCCGGCGAGCGCTGCCAGCCTGGTAC GGGCGCCAACCGGGTCGGCGTATGAAAACCCATGGACAATCCCAAATATGTTGTCTATGACGAGAATTGGCT GCCCAGTTTTGGGCTATTTGATTATTGAAGAAGATTTTAATATTGCACTAGGAGTTTTTGCTTTAGCGGGACTAACTGATTTGTTGGATGGATTTATTGCTCGAAACTGGGCCAATCAGAAATCAGCTTTGGGAAGTGCTCTTGATCCACTTGCTGATAAAATACTTATCAGCATCTTGTATGTTAGCTTGACCTATGCAGATCTTATTCCAGTTTCACTTACTTATATGATCATTTCAAGAGATGTAATGTTGATTGCAGCTGTTTTTTACGTCAGGTATAGAACTCTTCCAACACCGCGAACCCTTGCTAAATATTTCAATCCTTGCTATGCCACTGCTAGGTTAAAACCAACGTTCATCAGCAAGGTAAACACAGCAGTCCAGTTAATCTTGGTGGCAGCTTCTTTGGCAGCTCCAGTTTTCAATTACGCTGACAGCATTTATCTTCAGATACTTTGGTGTTGTACAGCTTTCACCACAGCTGCATCAGCTTACAGTTACTATCATTATGGTCGGAAAACTGTTCAAGTGATAAAAGGCAGATGA